In Nocardia asteroides, the following proteins share a genomic window:
- the rplB gene encoding 50S ribosomal protein L2, with protein MAIRKYKPTTPGRRGSSVSDFAEITRSTPEKSLLRPLTKSGGRNAHGRITTRHRGGGHKRAYRVIDFRRLDKDGIPAKVAHIEYDPNRTANIALLHFADGEKRYIIAPKGIQQGSPIESGPTADIKPGNNLPLRNIPTGTTIHNVELRPGGGAKMARAAGMSIQLLGKEGPYATLRMPSGEIRRVDVRCRATVGEVGNAEQSNINWGKAGRMRWKGRRPTVRGVVMNPVDHPHGGGEGKTSGGRHPVSPWGQPEGRTRKPNRPSDKLIVRRRKTGKKR; from the coding sequence ATGGCAATCCGTAAGTACAAGCCGACAACGCCGGGCCGTCGTGGCTCCAGCGTCTCGGACTTCGCCGAGATCACCCGGTCGACGCCGGAGAAGTCGCTGCTGCGCCCGCTCACCAAGTCCGGTGGTCGTAACGCGCACGGTCGCATCACCACGCGTCACCGCGGTGGCGGTCACAAGCGTGCCTACCGTGTCATCGACTTCCGTCGCCTGGACAAGGACGGCATCCCGGCCAAGGTCGCGCACATCGAGTACGACCCCAACCGCACCGCCAACATCGCTCTGCTGCACTTCGCCGACGGCGAGAAGCGCTACATCATCGCGCCGAAGGGCATCCAGCAGGGCAGCCCGATCGAGTCCGGCCCCACGGCCGACATCAAGCCGGGCAACAACCTGCCGCTGCGCAACATCCCGACCGGTACCACGATCCACAACGTGGAGCTGCGTCCGGGCGGCGGCGCCAAGATGGCCCGTGCCGCAGGCATGAGCATCCAGCTGCTGGGCAAGGAAGGGCCGTACGCGACCCTGCGTATGCCCTCCGGTGAAATCCGCCGTGTCGACGTGCGCTGCCGCGCCACCGTCGGCGAGGTCGGCAACGCCGAGCAGTCGAACATCAACTGGGGCAAGGCCGGCCGTATGCGCTGGAAGGGCCGCCGTCCCACCGTCCGTGGTGTCGTCATGAACCCGGTCGACCACCCGCACGGTGGTGGTGAGGGTAAGACCTCCGGTGGTCGCCACCCGGTCTCCCCGTGGGGTCAGCCTGAGGGCCGCACCCGCAAGCCCAACCGTCCGAGCGACAAGCTCATCGTCCGCCGCCGCAAGACCGGCAAGAAGCGCTAA
- the rpsS gene encoding 30S ribosomal protein S19: MPRSLKKGPFVDDHLLAKVDVQNEKGTKQVIKTWSRRSTIIPDFIGHTFAVHDGRKHVPVFVSDNMVGHKLGEFAPTRTFKSHVKDDRKSKRR, encoded by the coding sequence ATGCCACGCAGCCTCAAGAAGGGCCCGTTCGTCGACGACCACCTCCTCGCGAAGGTGGACGTGCAGAACGAGAAGGGCACGAAGCAGGTCATCAAGACCTGGTCGCGTCGCTCGACCATCATCCCCGATTTCATCGGCCACACTTTCGCCGTCCACGACGGTCGCAAGCATGTCCCGGTGTTCGTGTCGGACAACATGGTCGGCCACAAGCTCGGTGAGTTCGCGCCGACCAGGACGTTCAAGAGCCACGTCAAGGACGACCGGAAGAGCAAGCGGCGATGA
- the rplV gene encoding 50S ribosomal protein L22, with protein MTETNTETVQNPTARATAKHVRVTPMKARRVVDLVRGKRVEDALAILKFAPQAASEPVAKVVASAAANAENNLGLNPATLVISTAFVDEGATMKRFQPRAQGRAFRIRKRTSHITIEVESVPTAGAATRSRRKGGAK; from the coding sequence ATGACTGAAACCAACACCGAAACGGTTCAGAACCCGACTGCCCGCGCTACCGCCAAGCACGTGCGGGTCACCCCGATGAAGGCGCGTCGCGTCGTGGACCTGGTCCGCGGCAAGCGCGTCGAGGACGCCCTGGCGATCCTGAAGTTCGCGCCGCAGGCCGCGAGCGAGCCGGTCGCCAAGGTCGTGGCCAGTGCCGCGGCGAACGCCGAGAACAACCTCGGCCTGAACCCGGCCACCCTGGTCATCTCGACCGCGTTCGTCGACGAGGGTGCCACCATGAAGCGTTTCCAGCCGCGGGCCCAGGGCCGCGCGTTCCGGATCCGCAAGCGCACCAGCCACATCACCATCGAGGTCGAGAGCGTGCCCACTGCCGGCGCTGCCACTCGTAGCCGCCGGAAGGGAGGGGCAAAGTAA
- the rpsC gene encoding 30S ribosomal protein S3 has product MGQKINPHGFRLGITTDWKSRWYADKQYAEYVKEDVQIRKLLATGMERAGISKVEIERTRDRVRVDIHTARPGIVIGRRGAEADRIRAELEKLTKKQVQLNILEVKNPESDAQLVAQGVAEQLSNRVAFRRAMRKAIQSAMRSPNVKGIRVQCSGRLGGAEMSRSEFYREGRVPLHTLRADIDYGLYEAKTTFGRIGVKVWIYKGDIVGGRRELTAAAAAPERPRRERPSRPRRSGSAGTTATSTEVGRAATAVADAPAENQEG; this is encoded by the coding sequence ATGGGACAGAAAATCAACCCCCATGGCTTCCGCCTCGGTATCACCACCGACTGGAAGTCGCGTTGGTACGCGGACAAGCAGTACGCGGAATACGTGAAGGAAGACGTTCAGATCCGCAAGCTCCTCGCCACCGGCATGGAGCGGGCAGGCATCTCGAAGGTCGAGATCGAGCGCACCCGTGACCGCGTGCGTGTGGACATCCACACCGCGCGTCCCGGCATCGTGATCGGTCGCCGTGGCGCGGAGGCCGACCGCATCCGCGCCGAGCTGGAGAAGCTCACCAAGAAGCAGGTCCAGCTGAACATCCTCGAGGTCAAGAACCCCGAGTCGGATGCGCAGCTGGTCGCTCAGGGTGTCGCCGAGCAGCTCAGCAACCGTGTGGCGTTCCGTCGCGCGATGCGCAAGGCCATCCAGTCGGCCATGCGTTCGCCGAACGTCAAGGGCATCCGTGTGCAGTGCTCGGGCCGCCTCGGTGGCGCCGAAATGTCGCGCTCGGAGTTCTACCGCGAGGGTCGCGTCCCGCTGCACACGCTGCGCGCGGACATCGACTACGGCCTCTACGAGGCCAAGACCACCTTCGGTCGCATCGGCGTGAAGGTCTGGATCTACAAGGGTGACATCGTCGGTGGTCGTCGTGAGCTGACCGCCGCCGCCGCTGCTCCGGAGCGCCCGCGTCGCGAGCGTCCGAGCCGCCCGCGTCGTTCCGGTTCCGCCGGCACCACCGCGACCTCGACCGAGGTCGGTCGCGCCGCCACCGCTGTGGCGGACGCACCGGCAGAGAACCAGGAGGGCTGA
- the rplP gene encoding 50S ribosomal protein L16: MLMPRRVKHRKQHHPSRSGMSKGGTAVAFGEYGIQALEPAYVTNRQIESARIAMTRHIKRGGKIWINIYPDRPLTKKPAETRMGSGKGSPEWWVANVKPGRVMFEMSYPNEEIAREALRRAMHKLPMKCRIVTREEQF, from the coding sequence ATGCTGATGCCCCGTCGCGTCAAGCACCGCAAGCAGCACCACCCGTCCCGCTCCGGCATGTCCAAGGGCGGCACCGCGGTGGCGTTCGGTGAGTACGGCATCCAGGCTCTCGAGCCCGCCTACGTCACCAACCGTCAGATCGAGTCGGCGCGTATCGCGATGACCCGCCACATCAAGCGTGGCGGCAAGATCTGGATCAACATCTACCCCGACCGCCCGCTCACCAAGAAGCCTGCCGAGACCCGCATGGGTTCCGGTAAGGGTTCGCCGGAGTGGTGGGTCGCGAACGTGAAGCCCGGTCGGGTCATGTTCGAGATGTCTTACCCGAACGAGGAGATCGCTCGCGAGGCCCTGCGTCGCGCGATGCACAAGCTCCCGATGAAGTGCAGGATCGTGACCAGGGAGGAGCAGTTCTGA
- the rpmC gene encoding 50S ribosomal protein L29: MATGTPAAELRELNEEELVAKLRESKEELFNLRFQMATGQLDNNRRLRVVRHEIARIYTVMRERELGLATAPAGKGDAA, from the coding sequence ATGGCTACCGGAACACCGGCCGCAGAGCTCCGCGAGCTCAACGAAGAAGAGCTCGTGGCCAAACTGCGCGAGAGCAAGGAAGAGCTCTTCAACCTGCGCTTCCAGATGGCGACGGGTCAGCTCGACAACAACCGTCGTCTGCGCGTCGTCCGCCACGAGATCGCGCGCATCTACACGGTCATGCGTGAGCGCGAGCTCGGCCTGGCCACGGCACCCGCTGGCAAGGGAGACGCGGCATGA
- the rpsQ gene encoding 30S ribosomal protein S17, whose translation MSENQEERNSRKVRSGYVVSDKMNKTIVVELEDRHRHPLYGKIIRTTSKVKAHDENEIAGVGDRVQLMETRPLSATKRWRLVEVLEKAK comes from the coding sequence ATGAGCGAGAACCAGGAAGAGCGCAACAGCCGCAAGGTACGCAGCGGCTACGTCGTCTCGGACAAGATGAACAAGACGATCGTCGTCGAGCTGGAAGACCGTCACCGGCACCCGCTCTACGGCAAGATCATTCGCACCACCTCCAAGGTGAAGGCGCATGACGAGAACGAGATCGCCGGCGTCGGCGACCGCGTTCAGCTGATGGAGACCCGTCCGCTGTCGGCCACCAAGCGCTGGCGTCTGGTCGAGGTCCTGGAGAAGGCCAAGTAA
- a CDS encoding ribbon-helix-helix protein, CopG family, whose translation MAWTMRLTDEEEAALAAQAEDEGRSKNEIMRDALRAYLLRNRIWETPLLGDDETFDLGGPIGKDDIHDAMNRSA comes from the coding sequence ATGGCATGGACCATGCGATTGACCGACGAGGAAGAGGCGGCGCTCGCAGCGCAAGCCGAGGACGAGGGTCGGTCGAAGAACGAGATCATGCGCGACGCCCTGCGGGCTTACCTGCTGCGCAACCGGATCTGGGAAACCCCGCTCCTCGGTGACGACGAGACGTTCGACCTCGGCGGGCCGATCGGCAAGGACGACATTCATGATGCGATGAACCGGTCCGCATGA
- a CDS encoding type II toxin-antitoxin system VapC family toxin, with product MIVVADTSGLLALFNRSDPEHFAVRRAADSASALVVSPLALTEVHHVASVRAGRKVADRILALLAERIASTRIVLAQVDAAQLETAISVRARYDGLDLDLVDAVGVALAAEFDTDAILTLDRRDFRVLRPLNGYPAFRLFPDDCD from the coding sequence ATGATCGTCGTAGCCGACACTTCGGGTCTGCTCGCACTGTTCAATCGCTCGGACCCGGAGCACTTCGCGGTGCGGCGCGCAGCTGACTCGGCCAGCGCGCTGGTGGTCAGTCCATTGGCGCTGACCGAGGTCCACCATGTGGCCAGTGTTCGGGCGGGCCGCAAGGTCGCCGACCGCATTCTCGCGTTGCTCGCCGAGCGGATCGCGTCTACTCGCATCGTGCTGGCACAGGTCGACGCGGCGCAATTGGAGACCGCGATCTCGGTGCGGGCGAGGTATGACGGCCTTGATCTCGACTTGGTAGACGCGGTCGGGGTAGCTCTGGCTGCGGAGTTCGATACCGACGCGATCCTCACGTTGGATCGGCGCGACTTCCGCGTCCTCCGGCCGCTCAACGGCTATCCGGCGTTCCGGTTGTTTCCCGACGACTGCGACTGA
- a CDS encoding MFS transporter, which yields MRAYREVLAVGAVRNILLLGAVVRVPHFAGAVLLAVHVVETLHGSFLQAGALAMVVTVCVAISGPWRGRLVDRFGLRATIAPAIVLGAVCWSIAPFVGYLPLLILAAVAGLYDVPVFSVVRMAVIAATTERQRQPALALEAVSVEAAFMVGPVLGVAAAVHWSTTAALFGNQMLVVLAGVVLWVWNPALRNETGAAEPVRRNSWFRLEFVALCGTTGAAVCVLAASELTFVSAVRGFDADRWLGLVMAIWGLGSLLGGLLYGALSRPLPSHLLLIALGLSTLPMAVATGPVTLGITGFLAGLLCAPTLTATIDHLSRIVPEGGRGEAIGWYGASMTLGSALGSVLGGTAIELGGARSGFGLAGVFGVAVGVGLAVLVGVRAVTNPLSDAASETVRAQGRMLDGAG from the coding sequence ATGCGGGCCTATCGGGAGGTGCTGGCGGTCGGGGCGGTGCGGAATATTCTGCTGCTCGGGGCGGTGGTGCGGGTGCCGCACTTCGCGGGGGCCGTGCTGCTCGCGGTGCATGTCGTGGAGACGCTGCACGGGTCGTTTCTGCAGGCCGGGGCGCTGGCGATGGTGGTGACGGTGTGTGTCGCGATCAGCGGGCCGTGGCGGGGACGGTTGGTGGACCGGTTCGGGTTGCGGGCCACCATCGCGCCGGCGATCGTGCTCGGTGCGGTGTGCTGGTCGATCGCGCCGTTCGTGGGCTATCTGCCGTTGCTGATCCTGGCCGCGGTGGCCGGGTTGTACGACGTGCCGGTGTTCAGCGTGGTGCGGATGGCGGTCATCGCCGCGACGACGGAGCGGCAGCGTCAGCCCGCGCTGGCGCTGGAGGCGGTGTCGGTGGAGGCGGCGTTCATGGTGGGTCCGGTGCTCGGTGTCGCCGCTGCCGTGCACTGGTCGACCACGGCGGCGCTGTTCGGTAATCAGATGCTGGTGGTACTGGCCGGGGTGGTGCTGTGGGTGTGGAACCCGGCGCTGCGCAACGAGACCGGGGCGGCCGAACCCGTGCGACGGAACTCCTGGTTCCGCCTCGAATTCGTCGCCCTGTGCGGCACCACGGGCGCGGCGGTGTGCGTGCTGGCCGCCTCCGAGCTCACCTTCGTCTCGGCGGTCCGCGGATTCGACGCCGACCGGTGGCTCGGGCTGGTCATGGCGATCTGGGGCCTCGGCTCGCTGCTCGGCGGTCTCCTCTACGGCGCGCTCAGCCGCCCGCTCCCTTCCCACCTCCTGCTGATCGCCCTCGGTCTCAGCACGCTGCCCATGGCCGTCGCCACCGGCCCCGTTACCCTCGGCATCACCGGGTTCCTGGCCGGCCTCCTCTGCGCTCCGACCCTGACCGCCACCATCGACCACCTGAGCCGCATCGTGCCCGAGGGCGGCCGCGGTGAGGCGATCGGCTGGTACGGCGCTTCGATGACGCTGGGCAGCGCGCTCGGCAGCGTCCTGGGCGGGACGGCCATCGAACTCGGCGGCGCCAGATCCGGATTCGGCCTCGCCGGTGTGTTCGGCGTCGCCGTCGGCGTCGGGCTCGCGGTCCTTGTCGGTGTCCGTGCCGTGACGAACCCGCTCTCCGATGCCGCGTCTGAAACTGTCCGTGCGCAGGGGCGGATGCTCGACGGCGCCGGGTGA